Proteins encoded together in one Haloarcula rubripromontorii window:
- a CDS encoding helix-turn-helix domain-containing protein: MSITTKIHIQHERLALVPTLQNLGEITIRVITQGNTDPGSTVFPFLVEYHDRERLEEMLDADPTVQSYDLVDWTDQTGIYYIEHTPETKLISSVVTDVNGFLVHTETKGNGWLVRLLLPDREALNTIWEYANENDISLDIIEIYGNTDTGGESSYGLTDEQRTALTTAYENGYFGEPRDISLNEVADEIGLSSTAMSGRLRRGMRNLIAATIIDREK, from the coding sequence ATGTCGATAACGACTAAAATACACATCCAACACGAACGCCTCGCGCTGGTTCCAACCTTACAGAACCTCGGAGAGATAACCATCCGCGTTATTACGCAGGGGAACACCGACCCGGGATCCACTGTGTTTCCGTTCCTCGTCGAGTACCACGACAGGGAACGACTCGAGGAGATGCTCGATGCCGACCCGACAGTCCAGAGTTACGACCTTGTCGACTGGACCGACCAGACCGGCATATACTACATCGAACACACCCCTGAAACGAAACTTATCAGCTCTGTCGTTACCGATGTCAACGGCTTTCTCGTTCATACAGAAACGAAGGGCAACGGGTGGCTCGTCCGACTCCTGCTTCCTGACCGCGAAGCGCTCAATACGATCTGGGAATATGCAAACGAGAACGATATCTCCCTCGATATAATCGAAATATACGGAAACACGGACACCGGTGGCGAATCGTCGTACGGATTGACTGATGAACAGCGGACCGCTCTGACGACTGCGTACGAAAACGGCTATTTCGGAGAACCCAGAGACATATCTTTGAACGAAGTTGCCGACGAAATCGGGCTATCCTCGACAGCAATGAGCGGCAGACTCCGCCGTGGGATGCGGAACCTCATCGCGGCGACGATAATAGACCGAGAGAAGTGA
- a CDS encoding glycine cleavage system protein T has protein sequence MTGNEEHPNHPSVDQSDRTVPRNLRQTGDPNIEMLVSTRVRKSPFFHKSFNEEGAWRATVYNRLYHPRGLIEPEDGGVMKEYDALTNTVTLWDVAVERQIRVKGPDAEALTNYVVTRDVTGMDAMDGKYVILCNEDGGVLNDPVLLRPEEDEFWFSISDSTLMQWLQGVNVDNDFDVEIDEIDVAPMQIQGPRALDVMVDVVGDKVKDVPYYGLMEAEIDGCDVLISQTGFSGEEGFEIYVKDAMENAEKVWDPVMASVKDHGGRQIAPGHHRRIAAGIMSWGQDLDHETSPFQVNLGYHVPDDKEADYIGKEVLEEQKEQIENGNYPFQHKLIGLKIAGEPIRDYAPDFWLISDPDTGEECGYLTSPWWNPDLETNIGMGFVPAEKIQEVTDTPLNDEIYDEELDLEFQVHLPDEYAEEPGEPVFATAAKVPFKESVNPSAREQAKLNARKEAESDD, from the coding sequence ATGACCGGTAACGAGGAACATCCTAATCATCCCAGTGTCGACCAGTCAGACCGGACCGTCCCCCGTAACCTCCGCCAGACTGGTGACCCCAACATCGAGATGTTGGTGTCGACGCGCGTTCGAAAGTCCCCGTTCTTCCACAAGTCATTCAATGAAGAGGGTGCCTGGCGGGCAACCGTCTACAACCGCCTCTATCACCCACGCGGCCTCATCGAACCCGAGGATGGCGGCGTGATGAAGGAGTACGACGCACTGACCAACACCGTCACCCTCTGGGACGTTGCCGTAGAGCGCCAGATTCGTGTCAAAGGGCCTGACGCCGAGGCGCTGACGAACTACGTCGTCACCCGCGACGTAACAGGAATGGACGCCATGGACGGGAAGTACGTCATCCTCTGCAACGAAGACGGCGGCGTCCTCAACGACCCCGTCCTCCTGCGCCCCGAAGAAGACGAGTTCTGGTTCTCCATCTCCGACTCGACGCTTATGCAGTGGCTGCAGGGCGTCAACGTCGACAACGACTTCGACGTTGAGATCGACGAGATCGACGTCGCCCCGATGCAGATCCAGGGCCCGAGGGCGCTTGACGTGATGGTCGACGTCGTCGGTGACAAGGTCAAAGACGTGCCGTACTACGGTCTGATGGAGGCCGAGATCGACGGCTGTGACGTACTGATCAGCCAGACCGGCTTCTCCGGCGAGGAAGGCTTCGAGATCTACGTCAAGGACGCGATGGAAAACGCCGAGAAGGTATGGGACCCAGTTATGGCGTCCGTCAAAGACCACGGTGGTCGCCAGATCGCGCCGGGACACCACCGCCGGATCGCTGCCGGCATCATGTCCTGGGGTCAGGACCTCGACCACGAGACCTCCCCGTTCCAGGTCAACCTCGGCTACCACGTTCCCGACGACAAGGAAGCCGACTACATCGGGAAAGAGGTGCTCGAAGAACAGAAAGAACAGATCGAGAACGGTAACTACCCGTTCCAGCACAAACTCATCGGCCTGAAGATCGCCGGTGAGCCTATCCGCGACTACGCCCCCGACTTCTGGCTTATCTCTGATCCGGACACGGGTGAGGAGTGCGGCTACCTCACGTCCCCGTGGTGGAACCCGGACCTGGAAACCAACATCGGGATGGGGTTCGTCCCGGCCGAGAAGATTCAGGAAGTCACAGACACGCCGCTTAACGACGAGATCTACGACGAGGAACTGGACCTGGAGTTCCAGGTTCATCTCCCAGACGAGTACGCAGAGGAACCCGGCGAACCGGTGTTTGCCACCGCCGCGAAGGTCCCGTTCAAGGAGTCGGTCAATCCCAGCGCCCGTGAGCAGGCGAAGCTCAACGCCCGCAAAGAAGCCGAAAGCGACGACTAA
- a CDS encoding carbon-nitrogen hydrolase family protein produces MPSESLTLAAAQVEPVYHDMAGTLDKTCRYIEQAGRDGADVVVFPETYFPGYPYWRGSVSIPRWTDLMVDLQKNSLHADDEAIEILGETVAEADLTLVLGTNEISDRQGSETLYNSLFYFDSTGELVGRHRKLMPTHEERAIWGRGDPSSLATYETDVGRLGGLICYENHMTLSKAALTAMGEEIHAAVWPGFWEQHGHPGDKTRAETSDAVDTCDIYPAMREYAFETQSFVASCSAYMDDAVPDGFSEAELGFNVAAGGSMLINPAGIVKAGPLVGEEGLLTAEFRDDERRATKAYFDAMGHYTRWDAVSLSISDATLAPSQPREPGKNAVAGDGSLSAAQAQAVAEEYDVPIEVVEAVADELAD; encoded by the coding sequence ATGCCATCTGAGTCGCTCACACTCGCGGCCGCACAGGTAGAGCCCGTCTACCACGATATGGCTGGAACGCTGGACAAGACGTGTCGGTATATCGAGCAGGCCGGCCGGGACGGTGCGGACGTCGTCGTTTTTCCGGAGACGTACTTTCCAGGGTATCCATACTGGCGGGGCAGTGTTTCTATCCCCAGATGGACAGACCTGATGGTGGACCTCCAGAAGAACAGCCTCCACGCCGACGACGAGGCTATCGAGATACTCGGCGAGACCGTCGCGGAAGCCGACCTCACACTCGTGCTGGGAACGAACGAAATCAGCGACCGGCAGGGGAGCGAGACGCTCTATAATTCGCTGTTTTACTTCGACAGTACCGGGGAGCTGGTGGGTCGCCACCGAAAACTCATGCCGACCCACGAGGAGCGTGCCATCTGGGGCCGCGGCGATCCATCGAGCTTGGCCACGTACGAAACAGATGTCGGCCGACTCGGCGGGCTCATCTGCTATGAGAACCACATGACACTCTCGAAGGCGGCGCTAACCGCGATGGGTGAGGAGATACACGCCGCCGTCTGGCCCGGCTTCTGGGAACAGCACGGGCATCCGGGTGACAAGACCCGAGCGGAGACGAGCGACGCTGTGGATACCTGTGATATCTATCCCGCGATGCGCGAGTACGCCTTCGAAACCCAGTCGTTCGTCGCTTCGTGCTCGGCGTACATGGACGACGCTGTGCCGGACGGGTTCTCGGAGGCAGAACTCGGATTCAACGTCGCTGCGGGCGGGAGTATGCTTATCAACCCGGCTGGGATTGTCAAAGCTGGTCCGCTGGTCGGTGAGGAGGGACTTCTGACCGCCGAGTTCCGGGATGACGAACGGCGGGCGACAAAAGCGTACTTCGATGCGATGGGTCACTACACCCGATGGGACGCAGTCAGCTTGTCCATCAGTGATGCAACGCTAGCGCCGTCACAGCCTCGGGAACCCGGCAAAAATGCAGTCGCTGGGGACGGTTCGCTCTCGGCGGCTCAGGCACAAGCGGTAGCCGAAGAGTACGACGTTCCCATCGAAGTTGTCGAAGCAGTCGCCGACGAACTGGCAGACTAA
- a CDS encoding methylenetetrahydrofolate reductase, with protein MALGTRAVSNSQGVQTLLTSARFELMPFESFDEEITHLPDDATIAITTSPQLGIEKTVEKTEQAAAMGYDVVPHVAARYVEDRAQLEAIAERLDQAGITDIFVPGGDREEPAGEYESALDMLEALAETEYSFEEVGITGYPEGHDFIDDETLAESMAQKAPYATYIVTQLCYDPDAVLEWVEEIRGRGIELPVEVGIPGVMNYQRLMQISQKVGVGDSIKFLRKTTGILGFVKQLVGSRGTYEPDELIDGLAPYVGDDEYNIRGVHIYTFNQTPDTEKWRHKRLDS; from the coding sequence ATGGCCCTCGGAACTCGCGCAGTCTCAAACAGTCAGGGTGTCCAGACGCTGCTGACGAGCGCCCGGTTCGAACTGATGCCGTTCGAGAGCTTCGACGAGGAAATCACTCACCTTCCCGACGACGCGACGATCGCAATTACGACCTCGCCACAGCTCGGTATCGAGAAGACCGTCGAAAAGACGGAGCAAGCCGCTGCAATGGGGTACGATGTCGTGCCACATGTCGCAGCCCGCTACGTGGAAGACCGGGCGCAACTCGAAGCTATAGCCGAGCGACTGGACCAGGCAGGCATCACTGACATCTTCGTCCCTGGCGGTGACCGCGAGGAACCGGCCGGTGAATACGAGTCAGCCCTCGATATGCTCGAAGCACTCGCAGAGACCGAGTACTCCTTTGAGGAAGTCGGTATCACGGGCTACCCCGAGGGCCACGACTTCATCGACGACGAGACGCTGGCGGAGTCGATGGCACAGAAAGCACCATATGCGACGTACATCGTCACGCAACTCTGTTACGACCCGGATGCCGTGTTAGAGTGGGTCGAAGAGATCCGTGGTCGCGGTATCGAACTCCCTGTCGAAGTTGGCATCCCGGGGGTAATGAACTACCAGCGACTGATGCAGATCTCCCAGAAAGTCGGCGTCGGTGACTCGATCAAGTTCCTCAGAAAGACCACGGGGATTCTCGGCTTCGTCAAGCAACTGGTCGGTTCTCGCGGGACCTACGAACCAGACGAACTCATCGACGGTCTCGCCCCATACGTCGGGGACGACGAATACAACATCCGCGGCGTCCACATCTACACCTTCAATCAGACGCCCGACACGGAGAAATGGCGGCACAAGCGTCTCGACTCCTGA
- a CDS encoding succinylglutamate desuccinylase/aspartoacylase family protein, with product MDYAPVTHTTTDRQLGRLPSGRDVSVTVHRYVGGSGPTVYIQAAQHGIELNGPAALRRLHDRLTDAAIAGRVVVVPVVNQLAFDHRSYMTPGEYDVMNPNLNRVWPGNECGSLQEQFAARLWELVEDADAAVDLHTGTADMLEHVRCRAGDPAAERLAEAFGTSYRLTDAAEDTDDDGSGRTFRAAAAAAGIPVITAELSNSRRIAQDAVAAGVDGMQNLLRERDVLPEEPESKATQTVLRNDAEPVTASKSGLFESRPDITVGNTVDAGERLGTIYEPASFEQQQVVSATERGVVFSIARESVVVKGERLAGIAIPG from the coding sequence ATGGACTACGCGCCCGTCACGCACACGACGACGGACCGACAGCTCGGACGATTGCCGTCAGGGCGAGACGTGTCTGTGACTGTCCACCGGTACGTCGGCGGCTCCGGGCCGACTGTGTACATTCAGGCGGCGCAACACGGCATCGAACTCAACGGTCCAGCCGCGTTGCGGCGGCTCCACGACCGCCTGACTGACGCGGCCATCGCTGGGCGAGTGGTCGTCGTCCCGGTGGTGAACCAGCTTGCGTTCGACCACCGGTCGTACATGACTCCCGGTGAGTACGACGTGATGAACCCGAACCTGAACCGCGTGTGGCCGGGCAACGAATGCGGAAGCTTACAGGAGCAGTTCGCCGCTCGGCTGTGGGAACTCGTAGAAGACGCCGACGCGGCCGTCGACCTCCACACCGGGACGGCAGATATGCTGGAACACGTCCGGTGTCGGGCAGGCGATCCGGCCGCCGAGCGCCTCGCCGAAGCGTTTGGCACGTCATACAGGCTCACCGACGCAGCAGAGGACACAGATGACGACGGGTCCGGCAGGACGTTCCGAGCGGCGGCTGCGGCAGCCGGGATTCCGGTTATCACTGCAGAACTATCGAACAGTCGTCGGATCGCACAGGACGCGGTTGCAGCGGGTGTCGACGGGATGCAGAATCTTCTACGCGAACGTGACGTTCTCCCCGAAGAACCCGAATCAAAAGCGACACAAACGGTACTCCGAAACGATGCGGAGCCAGTCACCGCGTCGAAATCGGGGCTGTTCGAATCTCGGCCGGACATCACTGTCGGCAATACCGTCGACGCCGGGGAGCGACTGGGAACTATATACGAACCAGCCTCCTTCGAGCAACAACAGGTCGTTTCAGCGACAGAACGAGGAGTGGTATTCTCGATTGCCAGGGAGTCCGTCGTCGTGAAGGGGGAGCGGCTCGCGGGCATCGCGATACCGGGATAG
- a CDS encoding dihydrofolate reductase yields MKVSLIAAVAANGVIGADGDVPWQYPEDLTHFKQTTVGHPVIMGRRTFESIQRDLDGPLPKRLNIVLTTTPNRLPDSVTAVTSTTAALSAAADSGASTTYVIGGATVYEQFLPRADELILTELAASYDGDTVFPTVDWSCWTETDRTAHSEFAIVSYTRTSSCSQ; encoded by the coding sequence ATGAAAGTCTCGTTGATCGCTGCCGTCGCAGCTAACGGGGTGATCGGTGCTGACGGCGACGTTCCGTGGCAGTATCCCGAAGACCTGACACATTTCAAGCAGACAACAGTCGGTCATCCCGTGATTATGGGGCGGCGAACCTTCGAGAGTATTCAGCGTGATCTTGATGGCCCGCTACCGAAGCGACTGAACATCGTTTTGACCACGACACCGAATCGCCTTCCCGACAGTGTTACGGCCGTTACCTCGACGACGGCGGCGCTGTCAGCAGCGGCCGACAGTGGTGCATCTACGACGTATGTCATCGGTGGAGCGACAGTGTACGAACAGTTTCTCCCACGGGCCGACGAGCTAATTCTGACCGAATTAGCAGCATCTTACGACGGCGATACAGTCTTCCCGACAGTCGACTGGTCGTGCTGGACTGAGACAGACCGAACGGCACACAGCGAGTTCGCTATCGTGAGCTACACTCGAACAAGCAGTTGCTCGCAATGA